From the genome of Psychrilyobacter atlanticus DSM 19335, one region includes:
- the gyrB gene encoding DNA topoisomerase (ATP-hydrolyzing) subunit B translates to MSNNYKAEDITVLEGLEAVRKRPGMYIGSTSERGLHHLVWEVVDNSVDEALAGHCNKIIINVLEDNIIEVIDNGRGIPTGMHPKHGKSALEIVLTVLHAGGKFENDNYKVSGGLHGVGISVVNALSEWMEVYVKTDGEIFHQRLERGKPMFDVKTIGKTKETGTRILFKADHEIFETLIYSFETLKNRLKELAYLNKGLEIVLTDSRKEDKVEEILQFDGGIIDFLAELEDGNEKLIKEPIYMNGEAEGVVVEIAMTYTIKQRESIFSFVNNINTHEGGTHVSGFRTALTRVVNDVAKTMGLIKERDGNFQGSDIREGMTAIISVKVPDPQFEGQTKTKLGSSEVTSIVSGIVGKYLKMHLEDTPADARNVIEKILMSKKAREAAKKARELVMRKSALEVGSLPGKLADCSSKKPEECEVYIVEGDSAGGSAKQGRDRHTQAILPLRGKILNVEKAGLHRALENTEVRAMITAFGAGMNDEMTLEKLRYHKIIIMTDADVDGAHIRTLILTFLFRYMSDLITNGNIYIAQPPLFKITAGRSVQYAYTDKQMKDATELLNIENRRFTLQRYKGLGEMNPDQLWETTMDPDTRTLLQVSIDDAVEADKLFDKLMGDKVEPRKKFIEEGAEFVKNLDI, encoded by the coding sequence ATGAGTAATAATTATAAAGCGGAAGATATAACGGTTTTAGAAGGATTAGAAGCCGTTAGAAAAAGACCGGGAATGTATATTGGTTCTACATCTGAAAGGGGATTACACCATCTTGTGTGGGAAGTAGTAGATAACTCAGTAGATGAAGCCTTGGCAGGGCATTGTAACAAGATAATTATAAATGTATTGGAAGACAATATAATTGAAGTAATCGATAACGGAAGAGGAATTCCCACAGGAATGCATCCTAAACATGGAAAATCAGCATTGGAGATTGTATTGACTGTATTACATGCTGGTGGTAAGTTTGAGAACGATAACTACAAAGTATCTGGGGGACTTCATGGAGTAGGTATCTCAGTAGTAAATGCTCTATCTGAATGGATGGAAGTTTATGTAAAGACGGATGGTGAAATCTTCCATCAAAGATTGGAAAGAGGAAAACCTATGTTTGATGTAAAAACAATAGGTAAAACTAAGGAAACTGGTACTAGAATATTATTTAAAGCTGATCATGAGATATTTGAAACTTTAATCTATAGTTTCGAAACTTTGAAGAACAGACTAAAAGAATTGGCTTATTTGAATAAAGGCTTAGAGATAGTACTTACTGACTCTAGAAAAGAAGATAAAGTCGAGGAAATATTACAATTTGACGGTGGTATAATCGATTTCCTGGCTGAGTTAGAGGATGGAAATGAAAAATTAATCAAAGAACCTATCTATATGAATGGAGAGGCTGAAGGGGTAGTCGTAGAGATTGCCATGACTTATACAATAAAGCAAAGAGAGAGCATATTCTCATTTGTTAATAATATAAATACCCATGAAGGTGGAACCCATGTAAGTGGATTTAGAACTGCTCTTACTCGTGTAGTAAACGATGTAGCTAAAACTATGGGACTTATAAAAGAAAGAGATGGAAACTTCCAAGGTAGTGATATCAGAGAGGGAATGACAGCAATTATATCTGTAAAAGTACCAGATCCTCAATTTGAGGGACAAACTAAGACAAAATTAGGTAGTTCAGAAGTTACTAGTATAGTTTCTGGTATTGTAGGTAAATATCTAAAGATGCACTTAGAGGATACTCCGGCAGACGCAAGAAATGTAATCGAAAAGATCTTGATGTCTAAAAAAGCAAGGGAAGCCGCTAAAAAAGCAAGAGAATTAGTAATGAGAAAATCTGCACTAGAAGTAGGGTCATTACCGGGAAAACTTGCAGACTGTTCATCTAAGAAACCTGAAGAATGCGAAGTCTATATAGTAGAGGGAGATTCAGCAGGAGGATCAGCAAAGCAAGGAAGAGACAGACATACACAAGCTATCTTACCACTAAGAGGAAAGATACTGAATGTAGAAAAAGCTGGATTACATAGAGCATTAGAAAATACAGAAGTAAGAGCTATGATCACGGCATTTGGTGCTGGAATGAATGATGAGATGACTCTTGAAAAATTAAGATACCATAAGATCATAATCATGACCGATGCCGATGTAGATGGCGCTCATATCAGAACTTTAATCTTAACATTCCTATTTAGATATATGTCAGATCTAATAACTAATGGAAATATATATATCGCTCAACCACCATTATTTAAGATAACAGCTGGTAGATCGGTACAATATGCTTATACGGATAAACAAATGAAGGATGCAACGGAATTACTTAACATAGAAAACAGAAGATTTACCCTTCAAAGATATAAGGGGCTAGGAGAGATGAATCCAGATCAGCTATGGGAAACAACAATGGATCCAGATACAAGAACATTATTACAGGTAAGTATAGATGACGCTGTAGAAGCAGATAAGTTATTTGATAAATTGATGGGTGACAAGGTAGAACCTAGAAAGAAATTTATCGAAGAGGGAGCCGAATTCGTAAAGAACTTGGATATATAG